In Halococcus saccharolyticus DSM 5350, one DNA window encodes the following:
- a CDS encoding DUF5779 family protein, translating into MSEFDLDLQTIESEMDVEDADDTGRVVLGVLDGRTSDEEWVAEVDDGAVLVLAVEGDMKRLAAGFAPDIREMGGELIHFRRFLLVTPSGVTIDTDRLD; encoded by the coding sequence ATGAGCGAGTTCGATCTGGATCTCCAGACGATCGAATCCGAGATGGACGTGGAGGACGCCGACGACACCGGCCGGGTGGTCCTCGGGGTGCTTGACGGGCGGACGTCCGACGAGGAGTGGGTCGCGGAGGTCGACGACGGCGCGGTGCTCGTGCTCGCCGTCGAGGGCGACATGAAGCGTCTTGCGGCCGGGTTCGCGCCCGACATCCGCGAGATGGGCGGCGAGCTCATCCACTTCCGACGCTTTCTGCTGGTCACGCCATCCGGCGTCACGATCGACACCGATCGATTGGATTGA
- a CDS encoding bile acid:sodium symporter family protein — protein MSVLDRLERIGEFASTYFVVWVVLFSGAALASPATFTWIEPYITPLLGVIMLGMGLTLQPADFTRIAERPRDVAIGAVTQWLVMPVAAWAITVALSLPHELAIGVILLGAAPGGTASNVMTYLGKGDVALSVAITTVTTIAAPVVMPAWVVALAGEQLQVTFAEMFTSIVQVVLLPVIAGFVLRIVLDRYAPRLAAAGLSIFPAISVAAIVAIVAAVVGLNVENILTAGAVVLLAVVAHNAIGLGAGYGVGRASGMSPERVRACTFEVALQNSGLAVALATAYFSPLAALPPALFSVWHNVTGPALATYFSRQAVRTPDSPRAEPADD, from the coding sequence GTGAGCGTGCTCGATCGTCTCGAACGGATCGGGGAGTTCGCGAGCACGTACTTCGTGGTCTGGGTGGTGCTGTTCTCGGGTGCGGCGCTCGCCTCGCCAGCGACGTTCACCTGGATCGAACCCTACATCACGCCGTTGTTGGGCGTCATCATGCTCGGGATGGGGCTGACGCTCCAGCCTGCAGACTTCACGCGGATCGCAGAGCGCCCGCGCGACGTCGCGATCGGTGCAGTCACCCAGTGGCTCGTGATGCCGGTCGCGGCGTGGGCGATCACGGTCGCGCTCTCGCTTCCGCACGAACTCGCGATCGGCGTAATCTTGCTGGGTGCCGCACCGGGCGGCACGGCGTCGAACGTGATGACGTATCTCGGGAAGGGCGACGTCGCGCTCTCGGTCGCGATCACGACCGTGACGACGATCGCCGCGCCGGTCGTGATGCCGGCGTGGGTCGTCGCGCTGGCCGGCGAACAGCTCCAGGTCACGTTCGCGGAGATGTTCACGAGCATCGTTCAGGTCGTCCTGCTCCCCGTGATTGCCGGGTTCGTGCTCCGGATCGTCCTCGACCGCTACGCGCCGCGGCTCGCGGCGGCGGGTCTCTCGATCTTTCCCGCAATCAGCGTCGCCGCCATCGTCGCCATCGTCGCGGCGGTCGTGGGGCTCAACGTCGAGAACATCCTGACTGCGGGCGCGGTCGTGTTGCTCGCGGTCGTCGCCCACAACGCGATCGGCCTGGGTGCTGGCTACGGCGTCGGGCGCGCGAGCGGAATGAGCCCCGAACGGGTCCGGGCGTGTACTTTCGAGGTCGCTCTCCAGAACAGCGGGCTCGCGGTCGCGCTCGCGACGGCGTACTTCAGCCCGCTCGCCGCGCTCCCGCCCGCGCTGTTCAGCGTCTGGCACAACGTCACCGGCCCCGCGTTGGCGACGTACTTCTCCCGGCAGGCCGTCCGGACGCCCGATTCGCCGCGGGCGGAGCCGGCCGACGACTGA
- a CDS encoding ferritin-like domain-containing protein: MTSDEVTRLLKVAYGDEIETVMNYLTNSIVLDGVRAEEIKESLDVDIDEELNHARMLGQRLKQLDERPPASADFEMHQESLQPPEDSTDVPAVIDGVLEAEEDAIETYRSLIHAARDADDPVTEDIAVTILTDEEAHLTEFRGFRKEYA; this comes from the coding sequence ATGACGAGCGACGAGGTGACCCGGCTGCTCAAGGTGGCCTACGGCGACGAGATCGAGACCGTGATGAACTACCTCACCAACTCCATCGTGCTCGATGGGGTTCGCGCCGAGGAGATCAAGGAGAGCCTCGATGTGGACATCGACGAGGAACTCAATCACGCCCGGATGCTCGGCCAGCGGCTGAAACAGCTCGACGAACGCCCGCCAGCGTCGGCCGATTTCGAGATGCACCAGGAAAGCCTCCAGCCACCGGAGGATTCGACGGACGTGCCTGCGGTGATCGATGGAGTCCTCGAAGCCGAGGAGGACGCCATCGAAACCTATCGATCGCTGATCCACGCCGCACGCGACGCCGACGATCCCGTGACCGAGGACATCGCAGTAACGATCCTCACCGACGAGGAGGCCCACCTGACCGAGTTCCGCGGGTTCCGGAAGGAGTACGCGTAA
- a CDS encoding LeuA family protein, whose protein sequence is MQCPTTTWTRRTRRRPRRVEFFQGTLESTTEVDKIRIFDTTLRDGEQSPRTSFSYDDKREIAATLDEMGTHVIEAGFPVNSDAEFEAVSDIAASTSVTTCGLARVVEGDVDVALDAGVEMVHVFASTSDVQLEDAMHASREEMKERSVEAVERAKEAGVEVMFSPMDATRTDGEYLIDVIEAVSVAGVDWINVPDTCGVATPTRFGDLIETVRAHTDARIDVHTHDDFGLASANAMAGFEAGAEQAQVSVNGIGERAGNAAYEEVVMSAESLYDVDTGIDTTRITEIARVVEGMSGIETPANKPIVGANAFSHESGIHAAGVIENSDTFEPGVMTPEMVGAERELVLGKHTGQHSVRERLVEAGFQPTDDEVRECTRRVKDFGAEKERVTMDVLTRFAHEVGISQSEQIARKEADD, encoded by the coding sequence CTGCAATGTCCCACCACAACGTGGACACGGAGGACACGTCGGAGACCCCGGCGGGTCGAGTTCTTCCAGGGCACACTGGAATCCACAACTGAAGTCGATAAGATTCGAATTTTCGACACGACGCTACGTGACGGCGAGCAGTCGCCACGCACCTCGTTCAGCTACGACGACAAGCGCGAGATCGCCGCAACGCTGGACGAGATGGGAACTCACGTCATCGAGGCCGGGTTCCCGGTGAACTCCGACGCGGAGTTCGAGGCCGTGAGCGACATCGCCGCGAGCACGAGTGTGACAACCTGCGGCCTGGCACGCGTCGTCGAGGGCGACGTCGACGTCGCGCTGGACGCCGGCGTGGAGATGGTCCACGTCTTCGCATCGACCAGCGACGTCCAACTGGAGGACGCGATGCACGCCAGCCGCGAGGAAATGAAGGAACGATCGGTCGAGGCGGTCGAGCGCGCGAAGGAAGCCGGCGTCGAGGTGATGTTCTCACCGATGGACGCCACTCGTACTGATGGAGAGTACCTGATCGACGTGATCGAGGCGGTCTCCGTGGCCGGCGTGGACTGGATCAACGTCCCCGACACCTGCGGGGTGGCGACCCCGACGCGCTTCGGCGACCTGATCGAGACCGTCCGAGCGCACACCGACGCCCGGATCGACGTCCACACCCACGACGATTTCGGCCTGGCGAGCGCGAACGCGATGGCCGGCTTCGAGGCCGGGGCCGAGCAGGCCCAGGTCAGCGTGAACGGGATCGGCGAGCGTGCCGGCAACGCGGCCTACGAAGAGGTCGTGATGAGCGCCGAGTCACTCTACGACGTGGACACCGGGATCGATACGACCCGAATCACCGAGATCGCGCGGGTCGTCGAAGGGATGAGCGGGATCGAGACCCCCGCCAACAAACCGATCGTCGGCGCGAACGCGTTCAGTCACGAGTCGGGGATCCACGCCGCGGGCGTGATCGAGAACTCGGACACGTTCGAGCCGGGCGTGATGACCCCCGAGATGGTCGGCGCGGAGCGCGAACTCGTCCTGGGGAAACACACGGGCCAACATTCGGTACGCGAGCGGCTCGTCGAGGCCGGCTTCCAGCCGACCGACGACGAGGTGCGCGAGTGTACCCGACGAGTGAAGGACTTCGGTGCCGAGAAGGAGCGGGTCACGATGGACGTCTTGACTCGCTTCGCGCACGAGGTCGGCATCAGTCAGTCGGAGCAGATCGCCCGAAAGGAGGCCGACGACTGA
- the ilvB gene encoding biosynthetic-type acetolactate synthase large subunit yields the protein MSEQQPTHRPDADEPATAEATTAEEMAADDASAEAASPEDDAGARPVTTGSESVVRALETAGVEHLFGVQGGAIMPVYDALYDSDLSHVTMAHEQGAAHAADAYGIVSGDPGVCLATSGPGATNLVTGLADASLDSDPMIALTGQVPTAMVGSDAFQEADTTGITSPVTKENYFASDADTVGDAVGEAFALADEGRQGPTLVDLPKDVTNGATEQEPAAGSTPETYDPPERAEREAVTAAADAIASAERPVILAGGGVIKAEACDELRQFATEYGIPVVTTMPAVGAFPEDHDLAMEMAGMHGTGYANMAITHCDAMFAVGTRFDDRLTGGVETFAPEAEIVHADIDPAEISKNVHADYPLLGDAGTVIDQVHDALAEERAADMSATGERWTAWREQCRDWKDEYPMDYATPADEPLKPQFVVEAVDAATADDTIVTTGVGQHQMWAVQYWTYTQPRTWVSSHGLGTMGYGLPSAIGARFAADDDQSVVCFDGDGSFLMTLQELAVAVRENLDITVFVLNNEAVGMVRQWQDGFFEGRRMASEYPWIPDFETLAEAFGARGYTINATDDESEVEDVVSEALGYDGPSVVDAHIDPTENVYPMVPSGGANGEFVLAEDQL from the coding sequence GTGAGCGAACAGCAACCGACCCACCGCCCTGACGCGGACGAACCGGCCACCGCCGAAGCTACGACGGCCGAGGAGATGGCTGCCGACGACGCGAGCGCCGAAGCGGCGTCCCCCGAGGACGATGCGGGCGCTCGGCCCGTGACGACCGGTTCGGAATCGGTCGTGCGCGCGCTCGAAACCGCCGGCGTCGAGCATCTCTTCGGGGTCCAGGGCGGCGCGATCATGCCGGTGTACGACGCGCTGTACGACTCGGATTTGAGCCACGTCACAATGGCCCACGAGCAGGGTGCGGCCCACGCCGCCGACGCATACGGCATCGTCTCGGGCGATCCCGGCGTCTGTCTCGCGACCTCGGGACCGGGGGCGACGAACCTCGTGACCGGGCTCGCGGACGCCTCGCTCGACTCGGACCCAATGATCGCGCTCACGGGACAGGTCCCGACCGCGATGGTCGGCTCGGACGCGTTCCAGGAGGCCGACACCACCGGGATCACGAGTCCGGTGACGAAGGAGAACTACTTCGCAAGCGACGCCGACACCGTGGGTGATGCGGTCGGCGAGGCGTTCGCGCTCGCCGACGAGGGTCGCCAGGGACCGACGCTCGTCGACCTCCCGAAGGACGTGACGAACGGCGCGACCGAGCAGGAACCAGCCGCGGGGAGCACGCCCGAAACCTACGATCCGCCCGAACGCGCCGAGCGCGAGGCGGTCACAGCGGCCGCCGACGCGATCGCTAGCGCCGAGCGCCCCGTAATCCTCGCGGGCGGCGGCGTGATCAAGGCCGAGGCGTGCGACGAGCTCCGGCAGTTCGCCACCGAGTACGGAATTCCTGTGGTGACCACGATGCCGGCAGTCGGCGCGTTCCCCGAGGATCACGACCTCGCGATGGAGATGGCGGGGATGCACGGTACGGGCTACGCGAACATGGCGATCACCCACTGCGACGCGATGTTCGCGGTCGGCACCCGGTTCGACGATCGGCTCACTGGTGGGGTCGAGACGTTCGCACCGGAGGCCGAGATCGTCCACGCCGACATCGATCCCGCGGAGATCTCGAAGAACGTCCACGCCGACTACCCGCTGCTCGGCGACGCCGGCACGGTGATCGATCAGGTCCACGACGCGCTCGCCGAGGAGCGGGCGGCGGACATGTCGGCGACCGGCGAGCGCTGGACGGCGTGGCGCGAGCAGTGTCGGGACTGGAAGGACGAGTACCCGATGGACTACGCCACACCGGCGGACGAACCCCTCAAACCACAGTTCGTGGTCGAGGCCGTCGATGCGGCGACGGCCGACGACACGATCGTGACGACCGGTGTCGGTCAGCACCAGATGTGGGCGGTCCAGTACTGGACGTACACCCAGCCCCGAACGTGGGTCTCCTCGCACGGTCTCGGGACGATGGGCTACGGGCTGCCTTCCGCCATCGGCGCGCGCTTCGCAGCCGACGACGACCAGTCGGTGGTCTGTTTCGACGGCGATGGCTCGTTCCTGATGACGCTTCAGGAGCTCGCGGTCGCCGTCAGGGAGAACCTCGACATCACGGTGTTCGTCCTGAACAACGAGGCGGTCGGGATGGTGCGCCAGTGGCAGGACGGCTTCTTCGAGGGGCGGCGGATGGCCTCGGAGTACCCGTGGATACCCGACTTCGAAACGCTCGCCGAGGCGTTCGGCGCGCGCGGGTACACTATCAACGCGACCGACGACGAGAGCGAGGTTGAGGACGTCGTGAGCGAGGCGCTCGGCTACGACGGGCCGTCGGTCGTCGACGCCCACATCGACCCGACAGAGAACGTCTACCCGATGGTGCCGAGCGGCGGCGCGAACGGCGAGTTCGTCCTCGCGGAGGACCAGCTATGA
- the ilvN gene encoding acetolactate synthase small subunit translates to MTEGLQGPAPDERPQPSGRRNAQGIRIDPEVAAEPESRRTVLSALVENEPGVLAKISGLVSRRQFNIESLTVGTTTNPETSRVTLVIEEPEPGVRQVEKQLDKVINVISVRELGDDAVRRELVVLKVHGEEPDKVNAVTEMYDGTTLDAGPRTITVQITGDEQKIDDAIDAFRQFGIRELARTGQTALARGEEWTTHAEEERYERVHDT, encoded by the coding sequence ATGACGGAAGGCCTCCAGGGTCCGGCTCCCGACGAGCGTCCGCAACCGTCGGGCCGGCGCAACGCGCAGGGAATTCGGATCGATCCTGAGGTCGCGGCCGAACCCGAATCGCGGCGAACAGTGCTATCGGCGCTGGTCGAGAACGAGCCGGGCGTGCTCGCGAAGATCTCCGGACTCGTCTCGCGCCGGCAGTTCAACATCGAATCCCTCACCGTCGGAACGACCACGAACCCCGAAACCTCCCGGGTCACGCTGGTGATCGAGGAGCCCGAACCGGGCGTTCGCCAGGTCGAAAAACAGCTCGACAAGGTGATCAACGTGATCTCGGTGCGCGAGCTGGGCGACGACGCCGTGCGCCGCGAGCTCGTGGTGCTGAAAGTCCACGGCGAGGAGCCGGACAAGGTCAACGCCGTCACCGAGATGTACGACGGCACCACACTCGACGCCGGTCCACGGACCATCACTGTCCAGATCACCGGCGACGAACAGAAGATCGACGACGCGATCGACGCCTTCCGGCAGTTCGGGATCCGCGAGCTCGCACGAACCGGTCAGACCGCGCTCGCGCGCGGCGAGGAGTGGACGACGCACGCCGAAGAGGAGCGGTACGAACGGGTACACGATACATGA
- the ilvC gene encoding ketol-acid reductoisomerase translates to MTEHATIYYDDDADSTAIDGKTVAVMGYGSQGHAHAQNLAESGVEVVVGLREGSSSRDAAREDGLDVETPVEAAARADIVSMLVPDTVQPSVYDDIESELDAGDTLQFAHGFNIHFGQIEPPEDVDVTMIAPKSPGHLVRRNYENDQGTPGLLAVYQDATGEAKSEALAYAQAIGCTRAGVVETTFREETETDLFGEQAVLCGGVTSLIKQAYETLVEAGYSPEMAYFECLNEMKLIVDLMYEGGLGEMWDSVSDTAEYGGLTKGDVVVDEHARANMENVLEDVQNGAFAREWIAENQANRPAYRQLRQAEKNHEIEDVGERLRDLFAWADETESSEEEPDAERVQADD, encoded by the coding sequence ATGACAGAACACGCGACGATATACTACGACGACGACGCAGACAGCACCGCCATCGACGGGAAGACGGTGGCCGTAATGGGGTACGGCTCACAGGGCCACGCCCACGCGCAAAACCTCGCCGAGAGCGGGGTCGAGGTGGTCGTGGGGCTCCGCGAGGGATCGAGTTCGCGCGACGCCGCCCGCGAGGACGGCCTCGACGTGGAAACTCCTGTGGAGGCCGCCGCGCGCGCGGACATCGTCTCGATGCTCGTACCGGACACCGTTCAGCCGTCGGTGTACGACGACATCGAGAGCGAACTCGACGCCGGCGACACCCTCCAGTTCGCCCACGGGTTCAACATCCACTTCGGCCAGATCGAACCGCCCGAGGACGTGGACGTGACGATGATCGCCCCCAAGAGCCCGGGCCACCTCGTCCGGCGCAACTACGAGAACGATCAGGGGACGCCGGGTCTGCTCGCGGTTTATCAGGATGCGACCGGCGAGGCGAAATCGGAGGCGCTCGCGTACGCCCAGGCGATCGGCTGCACCCGTGCAGGGGTCGTGGAGACCACGTTCCGCGAGGAGACCGAAACTGACCTGTTCGGCGAGCAGGCGGTGCTCTGCGGTGGCGTGACGAGCCTGATCAAGCAGGCCTACGAGACCCTCGTCGAGGCCGGCTACTCCCCGGAGATGGCGTACTTCGAGTGTCTCAACGAGATGAAACTCATCGTCGATCTGATGTACGAAGGCGGACTCGGCGAGATGTGGGACTCCGTCTCGGATACGGCCGAGTACGGCGGTCTCACGAAGGGCGACGTCGTGGTCGACGAGCACGCCCGTGCGAACATGGAGAACGTCCTCGAAGACGTTCAAAACGGGGCGTTCGCCCGCGAGTGGATCGCGGAGAACCAGGCCAACCGGCCCGCCTACCGCCAGCTCAGGCAAGCCGAGAAGAACCACGAGATCGAGGACGTGGGCGAGCGCCTGCGCGACCTGTTCGCGTGGGCCGACGAGACCGAATCGAGCGAGGAAGAACCCGACGCAGAGCGAGTCCAAGCAGATGACTGA
- the leuC gene encoding 3-isopropylmalate dehydratase large subunit, whose amino-acid sequence MSERTLYDKVWDRHAVAELPTGQTQLFVGLHLIHEVTSPQAFGMLRERDLEVAYPDRTHATVDHIVPTADQSRPYGDDAAEEMMSELEENVREAGIDFSDPTTGDQGIVHVVGPEQGLTQPGMTVVCGDSHTATHGAFGALAFGIGTSQIRDVLATGSIAMEKQQVRKIEITGELGAGVEAKDVILAVIRKLGTDGGVGYVYEYAGDAIESLGMEGRMSVCNMSIEGGARAGYVNPDETTYEWLRETDAFRGDPERFERLKPYWESIRSDADAEYDDVVTIDGGALEPMVTWGTTPGQGIGISEPIPAPEDLPESERDTARRAQEHMRVEPGEKMDGYEIDVAFLGSCTNARLADLRRAARIVTGREVHSDVRAMVVPGSQRVQATAEEEGLKDVFTEAGFEWRNAGCSMCLGMNEDQLEGDEACASSSNRNFVGRQGSKDGRTVLMNPRMVAAAALKGTVTDVREIEEREVPTA is encoded by the coding sequence ATGAGCGAGCGCACCCTCTACGACAAGGTTTGGGACCGCCACGCGGTCGCGGAGTTGCCCACTGGCCAGACCCAGCTGTTCGTCGGTCTCCACCTCATCCACGAGGTGACGAGCCCACAGGCGTTCGGGATGCTCCGCGAGCGCGATCTGGAGGTGGCCTACCCCGATCGGACCCACGCGACGGTCGATCACATCGTCCCGACGGCCGACCAGTCCCGACCCTACGGCGACGACGCCGCAGAAGAGATGATGAGTGAACTGGAGGAAAACGTCCGCGAAGCCGGGATCGACTTTTCGGACCCGACGACGGGCGACCAGGGCATCGTCCACGTCGTCGGGCCCGAGCAGGGGCTGACCCAGCCGGGGATGACCGTGGTCTGCGGGGACTCACACACCGCGACCCACGGCGCGTTCGGCGCACTCGCGTTCGGTATCGGGACCTCCCAGATCAGGGACGTGCTCGCCACGGGCTCGATCGCGATGGAGAAACAGCAAGTCAGAAAGATCGAGATCACCGGCGAACTCGGCGCGGGTGTCGAGGCCAAGGACGTGATCCTCGCGGTCATCCGGAAATTGGGCACTGACGGCGGCGTCGGCTACGTCTACGAGTACGCTGGCGACGCGATCGAATCGCTCGGAATGGAGGGCCGGATGAGTGTCTGCAACATGTCGATCGAGGGTGGCGCGCGCGCGGGCTACGTCAACCCCGACGAGACGACGTACGAGTGGCTCCGCGAGACCGACGCCTTCCGGGGCGATCCCGAGAGGTTCGAGCGACTGAAGCCCTACTGGGAGTCGATCCGTTCGGACGCCGACGCGGAGTACGACGACGTGGTGACGATCGACGGCGGCGCGCTCGAACCGATGGTGACGTGGGGCACGACGCCTGGCCAGGGCATCGGGATTTCGGAGCCGATCCCCGCGCCCGAGGACCTCCCCGAGAGCGAACGCGACACCGCGCGGCGTGCCCAGGAGCACATGCGCGTCGAGCCGGGCGAGAAGATGGACGGGTACGAGATCGACGTCGCGTTCCTCGGATCGTGTACCAACGCTCGCCTGGCTGATCTGCGCCGCGCGGCGCGGATCGTGACCGGCCGCGAGGTCCACTCCGACGTGCGCGCGATGGTGGTGCCCGGGAGTCAACGTGTCCAGGCCACCGCCGAGGAGGAAGGCCTGAAAGACGTGTTCACCGAGGCGGGCTTCGAGTGGCGCAACGCGGGCTGTTCGATGTGTCTCGGGATGAATGAGGATCAACTGGAGGGCGACGAGGCGTGTGCCTCCTCGTCGAACCGGAACTTCGTTGGCCGCCAGGGATCGAAGGACGGTCGCACAGTGCTGATGAACCCGCGAATGGTGGCCGCAGCAGCCCTGAAGGGGACGGTCACGGACGTTCGCGAGATCGAGGAGCGAGAGGTGCCTACCGCATGA
- the leuD gene encoding 3-isopropylmalate dehydratase small subunit, whose product MSTDDSGATEAGADGGDGPVETVEHVSGTGVPIRGNDIDTDQIIPARFMKVVTFDGLGQFAFFDQRFDDDDELKDHPMNEERFQEASVMAVNANFGCGSSREHAPQALQRWGIDALVGESFAEIFAGNCLALGIPTVTADSEAIADLQKFVEDHPDAMIDVDVAAETVRYGDREIDVTVDDAQRTALVDGEWDTTALMRSNAGVVDETARALPYVDD is encoded by the coding sequence ATGAGCACCGACGACAGCGGCGCTACAGAAGCCGGCGCGGACGGCGGAGACGGTCCCGTCGAAACCGTCGAACACGTCTCCGGAACGGGCGTCCCGATCCGGGGCAACGACATCGACACCGACCAGATCATCCCGGCGCGGTTCATGAAGGTCGTCACGTTCGATGGGCTGGGGCAGTTCGCGTTCTTCGATCAGCGCTTCGACGACGATGACGAACTGAAGGACCACCCGATGAACGAGGAACGCTTTCAGGAGGCGTCGGTGATGGCGGTCAACGCAAACTTCGGGTGTGGCTCCTCGCGCGAGCACGCCCCCCAGGCGCTCCAGCGGTGGGGGATCGACGCGCTGGTCGGCGAGTCGTTTGCCGAGATCTTCGCGGGCAACTGCCTCGCGCTCGGCATTCCGACCGTGACCGCCGATTCCGAGGCGATCGCCGATCTCCAGAAGTTCGTCGAGGACCATCCCGACGCGATGATCGACGTCGACGTGGCCGCCGAAACGGTGCGCTACGGCGATCGGGAGATCGACGTCACGGTCGACGACGCCCAGCGCACGGCGCTCGTCGACGGTGAGTGGGACACCACAGCCCTCATGCGATCGAACGCTGGCGTCGTCGACGAAACCGCACGGGCGCTCCCCTACGTCGATGACTGA